One genomic segment of Streptomyces niveus includes these proteins:
- a CDS encoding tRNA (adenine-N1)-methyltransferase, whose translation MSEPTGAARRRGPFKVGDQVQLTDPKGRHYTFTLEAGKNFHTHKGSFPHDELIGAPEGSVVRTTGNVAYLALRPLLPDYVLSMPRGAAVVYPKDAGQILAFADIFPGARIVEAGVGSGSLSSFLLRAIGDQGMLHSYERRQDFADIARQNVERYFGGPHPAWQLTVGDLQDNLSDTEVDRVILDMLAPWECVEPVSKALVPGGILCAYVATTTQLARTVETIREHGSFNEPAAWESMVRNWHVEGLAVRPDHRMIGHTGFLITARRLADGVEPPLRRRRPSKGAYGEDYDGPGSGSGSRG comes from the coding sequence ATGTCCGAACCGACCGGTGCCGCCCGTCGTCGCGGCCCCTTCAAAGTCGGGGACCAGGTCCAGCTCACCGACCCCAAGGGACGCCACTACACCTTCACGCTCGAAGCCGGGAAGAACTTCCACACCCACAAGGGTTCCTTCCCCCACGACGAGCTGATCGGTGCTCCCGAGGGCAGTGTTGTCCGCACCACGGGAAACGTCGCCTACCTCGCGCTGCGCCCCCTGCTCCCCGACTACGTCCTGTCCATGCCCCGCGGCGCCGCCGTGGTCTACCCCAAGGACGCGGGCCAGATCCTGGCCTTCGCCGACATCTTCCCCGGCGCCCGCATCGTCGAAGCCGGAGTGGGATCGGGCTCGCTCAGCAGCTTCCTGCTGCGCGCCATCGGCGACCAGGGCATGCTGCACTCCTACGAGCGCCGCCAGGACTTCGCCGACATCGCCCGGCAGAACGTGGAACGCTACTTCGGCGGCCCCCACCCCGCCTGGCAGCTCACCGTCGGCGACCTCCAGGACAACCTCTCGGACACCGAGGTCGACCGCGTCATCCTCGACATGCTCGCACCGTGGGAATGCGTCGAGCCCGTGTCGAAGGCCCTCGTACCCGGCGGCATCCTCTGCGCCTACGTCGCCACCACCACCCAGCTCGCCCGCACCGTCGAGACGATCCGCGAACACGGCTCGTTCAACGAACCGGCCGCCTGGGAGTCGATGGTCCGCAACTGGCACGTCGAGGGACTCGCCGTACGCCCCGACCACCGCATGATCGGCCACACCGGCTTCCTGATCACCGCCCGCCGCCTCGCCGACGGCGTGGAGCCGCCCCTGCGCCGCCGCCGCCCCTCCAAGGGCGCGTACGGCGAGGACTACGACGGCCCCGGAAGCGGCAGCGGCTCCCGAGGCTGA